The sequence below is a genomic window from Bacillota bacterium.
GATATTGTTCACCATTAATCCATTTGTTAAAGCTAGGATACCGCTTAGAGATCTCTTCCGGATCTTTTTGCGATTCTCTTATTGCCCACAGCCACACTTCCTTTTTAACCGGTACTCTTAAAGATTTCGCCATGCTCATACCCCCTTGATGGCTTTAACTCCTTTATTCCTATACTTTCATCTAAAAATAAGATTGGGTATAAACGCTCAGTTTTCCTTCTCTTATCTTTTCATATTATATGCCAATCCACTATCAAGTAGATAGTCGCTAATAAAACAAGAGCTAGGCCGAAGCCTAGCCCTCTGCATGGATTGGATGCTACTTATACAAAAACCAGAGTTCAGTATACTCGCCACTATCGACAAATCCGCCGAGAATTCGGGTACGAGTTTCGCCATCTTCTGAATCGTTAACTTGAACAGCCATCTCGAGCTTAAGTCCAAGTTCAATACCGAATTCGGCTAATTTTTCATGGGCTTGGCTTAAAACTACTTGCCCGCGATAACCAAAGTCAGTTTCTTCTATTTTGACATCCATATGGTCGTTAGGGGCTACATAATACTCCCGATCCGGATAGCGGATGACAACCTCATGGCCTTTCTCCTCAGTAAGGGCAATCATCCATTTCTGCCTCAGACTTTCATCTGGTGTCCTAATTTCCCATTCCAAGCTGTCTGCTTCGAAGATATATCTTTCTGTTTTCTTATTTCCAAACGGCAGATCGGTGTAGACATCATACTGAATGTAAACATTGTCATCATCCCAGAATACCCACACCTTCCAGCCCACTTCCTCACCGCCGTACTCATCTGTGAAGAAGCTGTAAGCATTCTCGTCCTTAACCGGCCATTCTTCCCCAACCTTCAGCGGAAAAACTACCTTTGGAGCCTTATAACCTGTTTCCGGAATAATCTCCTCATCGATAACCTTGACCGGAATTTCAACCGGATCCAGAGCGCCATATTTTACCGTTACTTTGGTTTCTCCAATCTTTTTTGCT
It includes:
- a CDS encoding Ig-like domain-containing protein, which codes for MRKSTLLLVIVLALAVALSGCLVKSKPGQPTTIAVNPEDVTINLASGFFTAKLSASIKDEKNNTIKVEGDDIEWAVADTDVVVLANNKGETVTIEAKKIGETKVTVKYGALDPVEIPVKVIDEEIIPETGYKAPKVVFPLKVGEEWPVKDENAYSFFTDEYGGEEVGWKVWVFWDDDNVYIQYDVYTDLPFGNKKTERYIFEADSLEWEIRTPDESLRQKWMIALTEEKGHEVVIRYPDREYYVAPNDHMDVKIEETDFGYRGQVVLSQAHEKLAEFGIELGLKLEMAVQVNDSEDGETRTRILGGFVDSGEYTELWFLYK